CCCCAGTGAGTAGCGGCCGGGCTGCGGGTACACCGCGAGGCCGTGCGGGCCGTTGCCGACGGGGATGCGCGCGGTCTGGACACCGGTGCGGGTGTCGATGGCGTACACCTCGGAGTCGTAACGGCCGGAGAGCCAGAGGGTGTGGCCGTCCGCGGACACCCCGCCCATGTCGGGGCTGCCGCCCTGGGGGAGCTTCCACTTCTTGGTGAGTCTGTTCTTGGGGAAGTCGAAGACGGAGATCGTTCCCTCGCCGCGGTTGGACACGTACATCTCGCGTGAGTCGCGGCTGACGTACAGACCGTGGGTGCCCTTGCCGGTCGGCAGGAGCTTCGGCTTGTCGAACTTGTCGCCGCTCAGGACCCACATGCCGTCGGCCATCATGTCGGCGACGTAGAAGGTCTTGCCGTCGGGCGAGACCTTCACGTCCTGCGGCATGGCGCCCTTGAAGGGCAGTTTCTGCTGGCCCACGACCTTCATCTTCTCCGTGTCGACCTTGAGTAGTTCGCCGGAGAACTCGCAGGAGACGATGAAATAGCGTCCGTCGGCGGAGAAGTCGGCGTGGTTGACGCCGTAGCAGCTGACCGGTTCGGTCTTGACGGTCTTCATGGTGTGCGGGTCGCGGAAGACCAGCTCGCGGTCCATCGAGGCCATCACGATGGCGTACTTGCCATTGGGCGTGAAGTAGAGGTTGTACGGGTCGTGCACGTCGACCGGCTTGCCCGCCCTGCCGGTCTTGGGGTTGATCGGCGTGAGCGTGTGGCCGCGGTTGTTGTTGACCCAGAGCGTCTTCATGTCCCAGGAGGGCACGACGTGCTGCGGCTGGACGCCGACGTCGATCGTGTCGATCACCTCGTACTTCTTGGGGTCGATGACCGAGACGGTGTTGGAGCCGGTGTTGGGGACGTAGATCCGGGAGGGGAAGTCCTTGACCACCGGGGAGAGCTTGCCCGGGCGGTCGGCCGCGTAGACGTCCTTCGGGTCGAGGACGGGCGGCATGCCCGGCAGGCCCGGCGCGGCCTTGGTCCTGGCGGGCTTCTGGATGCCCTTGGTGCTGAGGGCTTCGTCCGCGTGGTCGTCGCTTCCGCAGCCGGCGAGCGCGGCGGCGACGACGGCTCCGGCGGCGATGACCGCTGCGGTGCGCCGGGTGAGGTTCAGGTGCGGGGTCATCAGGTCAGCAGCTCCGTGGTCGTCACGGCGCGCAGGCCGCGGTGGTCCAGTTCTTCCAGGACGGCGGGGAGCGCGGCGACCGTGTCCGCGTACCCGAAGTGCAGGCTCACGACGGAGCCCGCGCGCACCTCCGAGGTGATCTTGCGGGTGACGGCCTGGGCTCCCGGCGAGGTGAAGTCGAGGGAGTCGACGTCGTACGAGAGGACGTGCGGGTAGCCGGCGCGGCGGGCGAGGCCCGCGACGAGGGGGGTCGCGGTCTCGGCGCGCGAGGGACGGAACCAGGTGCCGATGGAGCCGGTCAGGCGGCGCAGCCGGTCGGCGCACCCGGTGATCTCCGCGTAGGCGTCGGCCTCGGACATGGCGTTGATGGTGCGGTGGTGCTGGGTGTGGTTGCCGAGGTCGTGGCCGCCGTCGAGGATGCGGCGGGCGAGCCCGGGGTGTTCGTCGAGCCAGCTGCCGACGGCGAGGACGGTGATCCTCGCGTCCGCCTTCTCGGCGATGGCGAGCAGGGACCGCGCGGTGGCCGGGTCGCCCTGGCCGTGGAAGGTGAGGGCGACCTGGGGCCGGCCGCGGGGGCTGTGCGCGATCTGGTCGGGGAGGCCGGGGAAACGGCGGGGGGCGGGGGCGGCGCGGGGTGCTTTCGCGGCGGGCGGCCTGGCAGGCGCGGTCCGGTGCGCTGCGGGGGCGGATCCGGAGGCGGCGCAGCCTGCGGTGAGCGCGCCCGCGACGGCCAGTCCGGCGCCCGCGCGCAGGGCTCCACGGCGGTCGGTCTCGGTCACCCGACCATTTAATGGGCAAAGAGGGTAAAAGCCGCTGATTGCCCGCGCACAAACCGTGCGGGTCGGGGCCGCGGGGGCACCTGGTCACCCGGCCACCCCTTGCGGAACACCTGTCACAGCCGGAACTTAACCAGCGTTTACCAGGCAGGTGTCCCAGCTCACCAAGGATTCACCTGTGAACTGTCAGAGTTTGCACCGTTATGACCGGATAGGGACTTTTGGATCAGTGGCCCCCGTCTGCCATAGTCGAAGCCACGACCCCCATTGACCCGGGCTCAGGTCGTCATCAGCGCCCGTGGACCACACCCCTTTGTCCACGGCGCTCCGCGCAGGCCCCCGCAGCGCCG
This Streptomyces sp. NBC_01283 DNA region includes the following protein-coding sequences:
- a CDS encoding YncE family protein, which codes for MTPHLNLTRRTAAVIAAGAVVAAALAGCGSDDHADEALSTKGIQKPARTKAAPGLPGMPPVLDPKDVYAADRPGKLSPVVKDFPSRIYVPNTGSNTVSVIDPKKYEVIDTIDVGVQPQHVVPSWDMKTLWVNNNRGHTLTPINPKTGRAGKPVDVHDPYNLYFTPNGKYAIVMASMDRELVFRDPHTMKTVKTEPVSCYGVNHADFSADGRYFIVSCEFSGELLKVDTEKMKVVGQQKLPFKGAMPQDVKVSPDGKTFYVADMMADGMWVLSGDKFDKPKLLPTGKGTHGLYVSRDSREMYVSNRGEGTISVFDFPKNRLTKKWKLPQGGSPDMGGVSADGHTLWLSGRYDSEVYAIDTRTGVQTARIPVGNGPHGLAVYPQPGRYSLGHTGIFR
- a CDS encoding polysaccharide deacetylase family protein, whose product is MTETDRRGALRAGAGLAVAGALTAGCAASGSAPAAHRTAPARPPAAKAPRAAPAPRRFPGLPDQIAHSPRGRPQVALTFHGQGDPATARSLLAIAEKADARITVLAVGSWLDEHPGLARRILDGGHDLGNHTQHHRTINAMSEADAYAEITGCADRLRRLTGSIGTWFRPSRAETATPLVAGLARRAGYPHVLSYDVDSLDFTSPGAQAVTRKITSEVRAGSVVSLHFGYADTVAALPAVLEELDHRGLRAVTTTELLT